The following is a genomic window from Collimonas fungivorans Ter331.
GGCTGCGCGACCGCATCAAGATCGGCGCCAGCGGCAAGGTGATCACCGCCTTCGACCTGGCGCGCACGCTGGCGATCGGCGCCGACTGGTGCAACTCGGCGCGCGGTTTCATGTTTTCGCTCGGTTGCATCCAGTCGCAGAGTTGCCATACCGACCGCTGCCCTACCGGCGTCGCCACCCAGGATGTCGGCCGCCAGAAAGCGCTGGTGGTGCCGGACAAGGCCGAGCGCGTGTACCGGTTCCACGAAAGCACGTTGCATGCGCTGCAGGAACTGGTGCAAGCCGCCGGCCTGCCGCATGCTTCTGCGCTACGCGCGCATCACATCGTGCGCCGCACCTCGGACCATGAGGTGAAGCTGATGTCTGACTTGCTGCATTATCTGCAGCCGGGGGATTTGCTGAACCAGAAATACCGCTACCCGGTATTCGAAAAATACTGGCCGATCTCGCGCGCAGAAAGTTTTCATCCTGCAGCGCCGATCCAGGCCAGCGTCGGATAAAAAAAAGCCAGGGTTGTTCGTAACCCTGGCTTTTTTGTTTTCTGGCGCTGGTTCAGGCCTCGGCATCCGGCTGGTTCTGCGGCGCCGCCTTGATAAAGGCATCCAGTTCCTGGCAGTTCTGGTAGATGCCCATCACGGTCGGCATCGCCGACAGATCGCATTTCAGGCGCTGCGCATTGAAAATCTGCGGCACCAGGCAGCAGTCGGCCAGCGTCGGCGTGTCGCCGAAGCAGAATTTGCCGGGCCGGCCATCGCGGGCCAGCGTTACTTCGAGCGCCGCCAGGCCGCTTTCGCACCAATGCCGGTACCAGGCATTCTTGGCGTTTTCATCGATTTTCAGTTCGTGCACCAGGTAACGCAATACACGCAAGTTGTTCAGCGGGTGGATATCGCAGGCAATCGACAAGGCTATGCTGCGTACGAATGCCCGGTCCAGCGCAGCCGCCGGCAGCAATGCCGGCGCCGGATGGATTTCTTCCAGGTACTCCAGGATTGCCAGCGACTGCGTCAGCACCGCCTGGCCGTCGACCGCATCGTCGTCGACCATGGTCGGCACCAGGCCGTCGCTGTTCAAGGTCCGGTACATCTGGCTCAGCTGTTCGCCGCCATGTTTCAGCAGATGCACGGGAACGGTATCGTAGGACATGCCTTTCAGGTTCAAGGCGATCCGTACCCGGTAAGAGGCGGAGCTGCGGAAATAACTATACAGTTTCATCGGTATCTGCTCAGACCAGGCGTACGCGCAGATCGCCGACGCCGGCTACCGAGCCTTCCAGCAGGTCGCCCTTGCCGACAGCCGCAACGCCGGCCGGGGTGCCGGTAAAAATCAGGTCGCCGGCCTGCAGTTCAAAGTAGGCGGACAGTTGCTCTATGGTCTCGGCGATGTTCCAGATCATCTGCTTGATATCGCCTTTCTGGCGCAACGTGCCGTTTACATCCAGGTGGATATCGCCTTGCTCGATGACGCCAGTGGCGCCGACCGGATGGATCGGTGAAATCGGCGCCGAATAATCAAAGCCCTTGCCGGTGCACCATGGACGCCCCAGTTTCTTGGCCTCGCCCTGCAAATCGCGGCGCGTCATGTCGAGCCCGACGGCGTAGCCCCAGATGTGCTTGACCGCTTCCGCTGCCGGGATATTCTTGCCGCCGGTGGATAAAGCCACCACCAGTTCGATTTCGTGATGCAGGTCCTGCGTCATCGGTGGATAAGGCATCTCGCCTATGCTGCCGTGGGCGACCGGCAGCACCGCATCGGCAGGCTTCATGAAGAAGAACGGCGCTTCACGGCCGCTGCTGCCCATTTCCTTGGCGTGTTCGGCATAATTGCGGCCGACGCAATAAATCCGGTGCACCGGAAACAATTGATCGCTGCCGGCTATGGGGACGGCTGCTGCCGGCTTGGGAGGAAAAACGAATTGCATGGAAGCTCCTTTTTCAATACCGCCGTCATGCCGGCAGCAAACAATGTCTGAACTCAGGGTCTGTTGATATTTAACTCTTGCCGAGAAACTGCCCCAGGCGACGCACTGCTTCTTGCAGGTTCTCCATCGAGGTGGCATACGACAGGCGAATGTAATGCTGCGCGGTGTACGGGCCGAAGTCGAGGCCGGAAACCATGCTGACGCCGGCCTGGTTCAAGGCTTCCTTGACGAACTTGTCGGCGTCGTCGCCTTCCTTAAGCAGCCCGCTGCAATCCGCATATACATAAAACGCGCCGTCCGGCAGCACCGGCACCTTGAAACCCAGTTCGACCAGCGCCGGCACCAGGTAATCGCGGCGGCGCTTGAATTCGCTCCTGCGCTCTTCGTACAGGGCCAGCGAAGCAGGCTCGAAGCAAGCCAGCGCTGCGTGCTGGGCAATCGCCGAGGGGCAGATGAACAAGTTCTGCGCGAGTTTTTCGATAGGCGCCACCAGCGATTCCGGCAGCACCATCCAGCCGAGACGCCAGCCGGTCATGTTGAAGTATTTGGAGAAGCTGTTGATGACGATGATGTCGTCGCCCAGCGACAGCGCCGAAAACGGCTCGCCTTCGTAGCTCAGGCCCTGGTAGATTTCATCGACGATGGAATAGCCGCCCTTGCCGCGCACGGTAGCGATGATCTTGGCCAGCTCGCTGTGCAGGATCGAAGTGCCTGTGGGGTTCGACGGCGACGCCAGCAGCACGCCGCGCGTATGTTCGCCCCAGTGCTCCTGCACCATCCGGTCGGACAGCTGGAAGCGCTGCTCCGGGCCGCTGGCGATCATTTTCGCCTGGCCGTCGAAAGCCGCGACGAAGTGGCGGTTGCAAGGATAGGACGGATCCGGCATCAGCACTTCGCTGCCCTTCTCCACCAGTGCGGCGCAAGCCAGCAGCAAGGCGGCCGAAGCGCCGGCGGTGACGACGATGCGGCCGGGTGCGATATCGAGGCCGAATACCCGGCGGTAATGGGCCGAAATCGCTTCCCGCAACGCCGGCAAGCCGGTGGCAGAGGTGTATTGCATCTTGCCGTCGGCCATGGCCTTGGCGGCGGCTTCGATCACCAGCGGTGCCGCGGTGAAATCAGGTTCGCCGATACCCATGTGGATAATGTGGCGGCCTTGCCGTTCCAGCGCCGCAGCCATTTTTGCCAGCTCCATCACATGGAAGGGTGCGATGTTGTCAAGGCGGGAAGCCAGTTGCGAGAATGTCATGGATGCTCTTCCGAATGGCGTGGCGCCACTCGCTGGCGCCTCGCCTGAAACACGGAACCGGAAGCGATGCGCTGACGCGGCATCCGCGGCTCCGCCTACATTGATTGCTGGATCAGGCTTTCTTGCCGGCGCCGATTTCCGTGGCGCGCGTCTTGGCGGCAAACTTGTCCAGCACGCCGTTCACATATTTGTGGCCATCGATGCCGCCGAACGATTTGGTCAGTTCGACCGCTTCGTTGATCACCACGCGATAAGGAATTTCAACGTGGTTCTGCAGCTCGAAAGCGCCGATCAGCAAAGCCGCATGCTCGACCGGCGACAGTTCGCTGATCTTGCGGTCGATCAGCGGCTCCAGGCCGGCGCGCAATGGGACCGCGTCCTTGATCGCACCGTACAGCAGCGAGTTGAAATGCTCGGCGTCGGCCTTGTCGAAACCGTGCGCCTGGCGGATGTTTTCGCTGATCGCTGTCACGTCTTCATTGTTCAACAGCCATTGGTACAGGCCCTGCAACGCGAATTCGCGCGCGCGGTGACGTGGCGTGCGGCTCTTGCTCGGATTGGCGTGCAAAGTTTTATTAGTCATAATTTTTCCAGCTATCGTTCACATACAAAAATACACGGCCGGCGCCGGCGGCGCCCAGCCTGGCACAACATCTTATTCTTCGCTGGTGGCTTCCGCCAGCTCTTCCAAGGCGATCGCCAGGTTGGCCATTTCGACCGCCACCCGCGCGGCGTCGGTGCCCTTCTCTTCCATCCGCGCTTCTGCCTGCTCGTCGTTCTCGGTGGTCAGCACGGCGTTCGCAATCGGGATGCCGGCATCGAGGCCGACGCGTGTGATGCCGGCGCCGGATTCATTCGAGACCAGCTCGAAATGGTAAGTCTCGCCGCGGATCACGGCGCCGATCGCGATCAGCGCGTCGAACTGCATGGTTTCCGCCATCTTCTGCAGCGCCAGCGGGATTTCCAGCGCGCCGGGCACGGTGACGTGCAGGATGTCTTCATCCGCCACGCCCAGGTGCTTCAGCTCCGCCAGGCAGGCCGAGATCAACCCGTGGCAGACATCTTCGTTGAAGCGGGCTTGCACAATACCGATGCGCAAATCTGCACCATCCAGATTGGTTTCGTAAATTCCGACAGTCATGGCTTTCCTCTTATGCGCACCTGGCGCTTATCTACTGATGATTTACAAAAAAACGTTACGGGAACACGTTGCAACAACCACTGCTACGGCCCTGCTCTTCAGGCATTCGGCTTGTTCTGGTAGCCGGTGACTTCCAGGTCGTAACCTGTCATCGACGGCATCTTGCGCGGACTGGCCAGCAATTTCATCTTGCCGACGCCGAGGTCCTTCAGGATCTGTGCGCCGATGCCGTAAGTCCGCAGGTCGACCCGCGGCGGCGGCGGCTTGACGCCGCTGCAGGCGGCTTCCAGCGCGGCGAACTTGGCGAAAATCTGGTCGGCCGATTCTTCGCAATTGAGCAATACCACCACGCCGCACGGCGAAGCGGAGATGGCGGCCAGCGCCGACGCCATGTTCCAGGAATGGTTGGTGGCTTCGGTTTCCAGCAAATCCAGGATCGATACCGGCTGGTGCACGCGCACCAGGGTTTCCACATCCGGCGCCGGCGTGCCGTGCAGCAGGGCCAGGTGGGCGCCGCCGCTTGGCGTGTCGCGATAGGCGATGGTCTTGAACGTGCCTTGGGCAGTATGGGTAGTGCGTTCGGCCAGGCGCTCGACGATGCTTTCATGCTGGCCGCGGTAATGGATCAGGTCGGCGATGGTGCCGACCTTGAGGCCGTGTTCCTTGGAGAATTCCAGCAGGTCCGGCAGGCGCGCCATGGTGCCGTCTTCCTTGAGGATTTCGCAGATCACCGCGGCCGGCGTCAGGCCCGCCATTTCGGTCAGGTCGCAACCGGCTTCGGTATGGCCGGCGCGCATCAGCACACCGCCCTTGCGTGCCTTGATCGGGAAGATATGGCCAGGCTGCACGATATCGCCAGCCTTGGCGCCAGGCGCCACCGCTACCTGGATGGTGCGGGCGCGGTCAGCCGCGGAGATGCCGGTGGTGACGCCTTCGGCGGCTTCGATCGATACCGTGAAATTGGTGCCGTAGGCGGTGCCGTTGCGGCTGGTCATCATGCCCAGGTTGAGCTGGTCGCAACGTTCTTCGGTCAAGGTCAGGCAGACCAGGCCGCGCGCATATTTCACCATGAAATTGATGGCTTCCGGCGTCACAAAATCGGCGGCGAGCACCAGGTCGCCCTCGTTTTCGCGGTCTTCCTCATCCACCAGAATCACCATGCGCCCGGCACGGAGTTCAGCAATGATTTCCTCTGTTGTTGCAATTGACATGTTTCGCCTTGGAGATAACCGGCACGGAGGCCGCCTTGTGGGCAGCCTGGTCCGGCTTTGCTATAAATCTTGCTATGAAGGTTGCGGTTTACGCGCCCATGGCTGCGGCTGAGCAGGCCAGGTAAAGCAAACATAAACCAGAGGTCGCTATTTTAAAGGATTTAGCAGACTGAAAATGTTTTACGGACACCAGTTTGCCGCTGTTTTATGCCAAGAGCCGGCCAAAACCCGCGATCGTCGGCATCCAGACTGGTTTAGGCCGCCAATGGTTGCATGTTTGCCAATGCATCTGTCAGCAACCGAGGATCGCCCAGGGCCAGCCTTTTGGAGTCCGACAGCGCCTGCCGGAACGATTTGGCGCCTGGCACGCCGGCCATCAGGCCCAGCATGTGGCGGGTGATGCTGTTGAGGCGCAAGCCCTTGCCGTCGTGCCCGTGCAGCGCCAGCTGCTGGCGGATATAAGGCAGCATGGCTTCGATCACCTCGGCGCGCGTCTTCGGTGCGGCATCGGCGGCGCCGTAATAGCGGGAATCGAAATCGGCCATCAGGTAAGGATTGTGATAAGCCTCGCGGCCCAGCATCACGCCGTCGACATACTGCAGGTGGAAATCGATTTCTTCGGTAGTCTTGATGGCGCCGTTGATGATGATTTCCAGCTCCGGAAAATCGCGCGCCAGCTGGTAGGCATATTCGTACTTGAGCGGCGGGATTTCACGGTTTTCCTTGGGACTGAGCCCCTTCAGGATGGCATTCCGGGCATGCACGATGAAGGTCTGGCAACCGGCTTGCGCCACGGTGCCGACAAAATCGCGGACAAATTCATAGGATTCGGTCTTGTCGATGCCGATCCGGTGCTTGACGGTAACATCGATGCTCACCGCATCGCGCATCGCCTTGACGCAATCGGCCACCAGCTCGGCCTCCGCCATCAGACAGGCGCCGAACGCACCCTTCTGCACCCGTTCGGACGGGCAGCCGCAATTCAGGTTAATCTCGTCGTAACCCCATTCCTGGCCCAGCTTGGCGCTCTTGGCCAGGTCGGCCGACTCGCTACCGCCCAGCTGCAGGGCGACCGGATGCTCCACGTCGCTGAAATCGAGGTGGCGCGGCACATCCCCGTGCAGCAAGGCGCCGGTGGTCACCATTTCAGTGTAGAGCCAGGTATGCCGGGTGATCTGGCGGTGGAACACGCGGCAGTGGCGGTCGGTCCAGTCCATCATCGGCGCGACAGATACTAAGCGCTTGTTTATTAAAGGATTTTTAGTACTCATTTACTTCTATTTGCACACTTTGTGTACACGATATGCATACGGGGTTAATAATTGGTACATATTCTGTACATCGTTTGACACACACAAATTGCACACATGGCTACATTAACTCTACTAAAAAGCGGCTCATGGAGGGTACAAGCTAAAAAGAGATGCTCAATTGTGGGCGTCGGCAGTAGAGATGCAGGCAACCCACATTATAGCAAGCGGATATCCGATGCCTAAATATGCAGCACCATCGGCGGAGAATCCTGAGAACTCCAAGATGGCACTACAAAAAAATTAATAATCTTCAGGCATTTACGTTAAATCAGATAAGCATTATCGACATTTGACGTCCTTAGCTGCCTCTTCCGTTTACCCGCGCCCATAAATTTATCATTACAACGAACTGCAAATAGTAAAATGTCATCATCGATAATATAAGGGGAGCTCTATGGAGACAATTCAATTCTCGGTTCAGGGATCAGCGGAAGTGCCCTACGAAGTAACTTTTATTCGTGATGAAGACGGCCTATTTGCAGCATGTACATGCTCTGCGGGCACCATGGGAGCGTCATGCAAGCATCGTATCTCAATATTGGAAGGCCATAGAACTGACATCGTAAGTGCGAATATCGAGCAAGTTGCGACCGTCGCCAGTTGGTTACCAAATTCCCGTATCGCCGCATGCATTGATGAAATCACAGTTGCTGAACACGAATTTGACCGCGCAAAAAAGCAGGTTTCTGCTGCGAAAAAGAGATTAGGTGCAGCAATGTCGGGGAAGCAGTAATTCTGTAAAACGCATTAGCTGGAGATATGTCAAAAATGGTGGCCGATTTTAGTTACTGCGTTTTCCACAGCAATTGGCAATTGATATCTAGGTCGTACATGATTCTTCACACCCGGCTGGCAAGAAACAATTCGTAGCAGCGTTTGATGTCGTCAGTGCCATAGCGCACCTGGCAATATTTGGACAGGCTCTTTTTTCCACTGTCATCTACCGCTAAGGCTTGTTGGTTTCGTTTAATGGCACATCTGTGCAATGATCGCCATCCTTAGCCCACTTAGTAAGTAGTGACTGTCCGCTTGTATTTTTTGACAGGCAAAATGCAACGCGAAAAAGGTACTTTGTTCCGATATCAGCGCGATAAGGGACTGCATATTTCAAGGGAGATGCTTCTTTTAGCACCTTTCCCGTAGGCCAATTATCGCCATACTTGATGCATTGCTCAACACTGGACGGCATCGGTGCAAGTCCGCGGTCATCGTAAATGTGCCATACCTTTTCACCGCGATTTACTCTTACTTCAAACGATTTATATTGCGAAACTTTGTCGTCGCCGGCTATCGTCGCAAAAAAACATGGAACACCGTCCTTCAAAATTACTTGTGCTGGTGCATCATAGCCGCTAGACATTGCGCTCGATTGGCCTGACGTAGCAGTGCCAACGACAAGCAAAATACAAGCAATTTGCAGTTGCAGAAAATTGCGAAAAGACATTTTTCAGTCCTCAATATGAGTTGTTTTCGGCAACAACGAGGTATCCGATGGATTGCGTATAAATTCGGCAAGGACACTTTGAAGGAATGGCAAAATTTGAACACGTTGCCAGTGCGGTGCGTATCCCTCTCCTGATAGATATATAGCATCAAAATAGTGCGAGACCAAATCCCCTTGCTGTTCCATATTGAAATCAGACATAGTTTTGCCGAAGTCCGCAGTGGGATCATATTTATAGGCGCGAGCCACTGTTTGACCAGGGTTGTATTTATACCCGCCTTTGAGTTGAATTTTAATCCCACCCCATTTAACGCTGTAACCCAGTTGATATTGCCAGACATGTGTCATTTCATGAATGAACCATATCCGATCAGAATCGTCGTTGATTGAAAAATCAGCTTGATAATAGTCACTTGGAAAATACATTTCTCCATTAGGCGTCATTGCATTGGAGCCAGCGCCCACCATGTAAGCCCCGTTGTGGACCTTGATCTTAGAGTAATCCACCGAGGTACCGAATACCTTCTTGGCCAAATCGATCTCGCCTGGTGTCAATGGCCTGACTTTTTCTTCCACTTTGTGTTCTATCACTGATGAGCCAAGGGCGCTCGCGTTTGTTTTGACGCCACTCAATTCGACGTCGATACCACCTTCGCCGCCGCCTTCAGAATTTTCAGCCTGTCGGGCGCAACAAAATGCCACATTGGGCAGCAAGTTAGCCTGAGTGATCGTGCGCGGTTCGGTCGTTGTGATCCGCTCGGTTCTACCATCGGCATCAGTTGTTCCGCTAACCGTACTGCCGTCATCAAGCGTCAATGTGTAAGCCGCGCCAGCCAGGGCCGTTCCTGAACCGAGCAGGAACTTAATCTGCTCGTCATAGCGTTTCGTTTGAGCCACTAGTTGATCGTCGGCCATGGGCATGCTGGCGGCAGAGGTAGCGGTTGGAGGAGGCACTACACCTTGAGACTCTGCTTGGTCGTCGTAGGTCATTGTTTGGTGGAGATTTGATATGAGCTTCGGAGGGACGGGACAGCCGCAAATCACGATGTCGTTTTCCAGGGCTACTTCTCCCATAAAGTTCATTCGGCGTGGCCCGCCAGCCTTGGCAATGGTCCCAACGCCTTTACAGGCTAAGCAGGTTGCCTGTCCCCCGATTAGTGCGACCTTGTGACCAACATCGCCAACTGAAAAAGTTGAATTCGCGTTCGGCAGAATTACGCCGCTAGTAGTCGTCTTGTCGCCCACAACGACAATTTTCCGCATTGTCATAGATAGCCCTTAAAATTGCTTCGGAGCCATCTTTGCAGAAGATTAACTATATTGCAAGTAAATTTGCTGGCGGTCGCCGAAGCAATAGGGAAACAATCAGGAAACGAGGGTATTCTGATTCGCGCAAATTCGGCGAAAGACCGTAGCTTATCGGCAAGTCGGCCTTCGCCAAAGACCCTGCCCTAAACCTGCGACATCAACGCCATCGAGGCAGATTCCACAAACTTGCACCACAAACAAAAATGCCGAGCACAGCCCCTGAGCCGTGCTGGGTCTGGTTCAAGCTAGACGAGATGCGCGACGCCGCATCTCGCCCGGCTCCTGCCTTTACTGCCGTGCAGGTGTATTTTCAGCGAAGTATTCGTGGTTGTCGGCGTTGTCGACGGCATTGGTCGGATTGCTGACAGCCAGGTTGTGCGCGCCGGTCTGGCCGTACACATGGTCGCTGGTGCCGGCCACCACGGTGAAGTGGCTGGTTTCATGGACCAGTGTGCCTGCCTTGGAATCGGTGCCGTTGGCCGGTGCATTCCAGTAGGCGCCGCACAGGTAAACCGTGTACGGCTGGTCTGGATAGACATAAGCGTAAGTATCGGACTCGGTGCAGCTGCAGTCGAATTTATACGCCTGGTTGCCGAGTACGCTGCTGATGTTGGTGTAGTGGCTGGTGACCGTTGTATAACGGCCGCTGGTGACCGCGCCGAACCACCAGGTGTAGCGGCTGCCGGTGTTGTTTGCATTCAGGTAGCTCTTGGCGTTGGTAGCTATCGAAGTAGCGTCGGCGCGGGCTGTGGTCAACGCGGTTTTCTGGCTGTTGCTGCAGCTGGCGAAGGTAGTGGATGCCGCTGCAGCGCCATTGATTGCGCCCAGCAGGTCGGAAGAAGCCAGCTTGGACGATGGCGCAGGACCGCCGTCGACCGACAGCGGGATCGCATTGGTTTCCAGCGTGACGGCCGGAGCAGAAGCAGCAGCGCCGCTGGCCTTGGCGGCGACGGCGTTACCGGCTTCGCGCACCAGGGTGTCGGCGCTGCGCTTGTACTTGATCACGTATTGGCCGGCGCGATACATCTCGTAGTAGGCGCTGAGGTCTACTTCAACCACACGGCTTTCGTTCGGCTTGAGCGTGATGTAATCCTTGTCGGTAGCCGGTTTGCGTTTCACCAGGCGTCCCACATAACGCACCGGCTGACCGCCCAGGGCGACGCTGAACAGGTCGCCGCTGACGCCGTTCAATGGCGTTTCCCAGTTCAGCACATGCAAGGGCGCGGCGCTGGTGTTGGTGATGGTGTAGAGCACCTTGCCGGAGCCCGCCGCGCCTTTCGCACTGGCCTCCTGCAAGGTCACTTCGATATCGGCCCGCGCTGCATAAGCCGAGCCGCTGACAGCGATTGCTGCCACACATGTAACGCCTGCCAACCATTTTCGAAAACTGTGCATGGATCACTCCTCTTGTAGAGTTAAATGAGCCCCTGCCTTATGGGCATAGGGAAATTTATGCTAGCACGCACATTTCCATGCGGAATCCTGTCAAAGTTGACAGGGTGCCGCGACCTTATCGGAGAAAACCGCGTTTATATGCGAAGCGGCTCCAAACGTACTACCATCATCGGCAAGAGCCTGAAATCCGCCAACCGCCGCCAAGGAGACGCCATGCCGACCACCCTGAATACCGACCATTTCTGGATGCCGTTCACCGCCAACCGCCAGTTCAAGAGCAAGCCGCGCTTGCTGGTCGCCGCTTCCGGCATGCATTACACGACCGACGACGGCCGCCAGATCCTCGACGGCACCGCCGGCCTGTGGTGCACCAACGCCGGCCACTGCCATCCGAAGATCGTCGAGGCGATCCAGCAGCAGGCGGCCAAGATGGACTTTGCACCGGTGTTCCAGATGGGCCATCCGCTGGCCTTCGAAGCAGCCAGCGCGCTGGCGGCGATCGCGCCGGAGGGACTGAACCGCGTGTTCTTTTGCAACGACGGTTCGGAATCGGTCGATACTGCGCTGAAGATCGCGCTGGCATACCATCGCGTGCGCGGCGACGGCTTGCGCACGCGTTTGATTGGCCGCGAGCGCGGTTACCACGGGGTCGGCTTCGGCGGCATTGCGGTGGGCGGCATCGCCGGCAACCGCAAGCATTTCGGTCCGACGCTGGCCGGCGTCGACCATTTGCGCCATCCGCTGGATATCGCGCGCAATG
Proteins encoded in this region:
- the maiA gene encoding maleylacetoacetate isomerase, with the translated sequence MKLYSYFRSSASYRVRIALNLKGMSYDTVPVHLLKHGGEQLSQMYRTLNSDGLVPTMVDDDAVDGQAVLTQSLAILEYLEEIHPAPALLPAAALDRAFVRSIALSIACDIHPLNNLRVLRYLVHELKIDENAKNAWYRHWCESGLAALEVTLARDGRPGKFCFGDTPTLADCCLVPQIFNAQRLKCDLSAMPTVMGIYQNCQELDAFIKAAPQNQPDAEA
- a CDS encoding fumarylacetoacetate hydrolase family protein, which gives rise to MQFVFPPKPAAAVPIAGSDQLFPVHRIYCVGRNYAEHAKEMGSSGREAPFFFMKPADAVLPVAHGSIGEMPYPPMTQDLHHEIELVVALSTGGKNIPAAEAVKHIWGYAVGLDMTRRDLQGEAKKLGRPWCTGKGFDYSAPISPIHPVGATGVIEQGDIHLDVNGTLRQKGDIKQMIWNIAETIEQLSAYFELQAGDLIFTGTPAGVAAVGKGDLLEGSVAGVGDLRVRLV
- a CDS encoding pyridoxal phosphate-dependent aminotransferase; translation: MTFSQLASRLDNIAPFHVMELAKMAAALERQGRHIIHMGIGEPDFTAAPLVIEAAAKAMADGKMQYTSATGLPALREAISAHYRRVFGLDIAPGRIVVTAGASAALLLACAALVEKGSEVLMPDPSYPCNRHFVAAFDGQAKMIASGPEQRFQLSDRMVQEHWGEHTRGVLLASPSNPTGTSILHSELAKIIATVRGKGGYSIVDEIYQGLSYEGEPFSALSLGDDIIVINSFSKYFNMTGWRLGWMVLPESLVAPIEKLAQNLFICPSAIAQHAALACFEPASLALYEERRSEFKRRRDYLVPALVELGFKVPVLPDGAFYVYADCSGLLKEGDDADKFVKEALNQAGVSMVSGLDFGPYTAQHYIRLSYATSMENLQEAVRRLGQFLGKS
- the nusB gene encoding transcription antitermination factor NusB, with translation MTNKTLHANPSKSRTPRHRAREFALQGLYQWLLNNEDVTAISENIRQAHGFDKADAEHFNSLLYGAIKDAVPLRAGLEPLIDRKISELSPVEHAALLIGAFELQNHVEIPYRVVINEAVELTKSFGGIDGHKYVNGVLDKFAAKTRATEIGAGKKA
- the ribH gene encoding 6,7-dimethyl-8-ribityllumazine synthase, whose amino-acid sequence is MTVGIYETNLDGADLRIGIVQARFNEDVCHGLISACLAELKHLGVADEDILHVTVPGALEIPLALQKMAETMQFDALIAIGAVIRGETYHFELVSNESGAGITRVGLDAGIPIANAVLTTENDEQAEARMEEKGTDAARVAVEMANLAIALEELAEATSEE
- the ribBA gene encoding bifunctional 3,4-dihydroxy-2-butanone-4-phosphate synthase/GTP cyclohydrolase II, with protein sequence MSIATTEEIIAELRAGRMVILVDEEDRENEGDLVLAADFVTPEAINFMVKYARGLVCLTLTEERCDQLNLGMMTSRNGTAYGTNFTVSIEAAEGVTTGISAADRARTIQVAVAPGAKAGDIVQPGHIFPIKARKGGVLMRAGHTEAGCDLTEMAGLTPAAVICEILKEDGTMARLPDLLEFSKEHGLKVGTIADLIHYRGQHESIVERLAERTTHTAQGTFKTIAYRDTPSGGAHLALLHGTPAPDVETLVRVHQPVSILDLLETEATNHSWNMASALAAISASPCGVVVLLNCEESADQIFAKFAALEAACSGVKPPPPRVDLRTYGIGAQILKDLGVGKMKLLASPRKMPSMTGYDLEVTGYQNKPNA
- the dusA gene encoding tRNA dihydrouridine(20/20a) synthase DusA, producing MMDWTDRHCRVFHRQITRHTWLYTEMVTTGALLHGDVPRHLDFSDVEHPVALQLGGSESADLAKSAKLGQEWGYDEINLNCGCPSERVQKGAFGACLMAEAELVADCVKAMRDAVSIDVTVKHRIGIDKTESYEFVRDFVGTVAQAGCQTFIVHARNAILKGLSPKENREIPPLKYEYAYQLARDFPELEIIINGAIKTTEEIDFHLQYVDGVMLGREAYHNPYLMADFDSRYYGAADAAPKTRAEVIEAMLPYIRQQLALHGHDGKGLRLNSITRHMLGLMAGVPGAKSFRQALSDSKRLALGDPRLLTDALANMQPLAA
- a CDS encoding PAAR domain-containing protein, yielding MTMRKIVVVGDKTTTSGVILPNANSTFSVGDVGHKVALIGGQATCLACKGVGTIAKAGGPRRMNFMGEVALENDIVICGCPVPPKLISNLHQTMTYDDQAESQGVVPPPTATSAASMPMADDQLVAQTKRYDEQIKFLLGSGTALAGAAYTLTLDDGSTVSGTTDADGRTERITTTEPRTITQANLLPNVAFCCARQAENSEGGGEGGIDVELSGVKTNASALGSSVIEHKVEEKVRPLTPGEIDLAKKVFGTSVDYSKIKVHNGAYMVGAGSNAMTPNGEMYFPSDYYQADFSINDDSDRIWFIHEMTHVWQYQLGYSVKWGGIKIQLKGGYKYNPGQTVARAYKYDPTADFGKTMSDFNMEQQGDLVSHYFDAIYLSGEGYAPHWQRVQILPFLQSVLAEFIRNPSDTSLLPKTTHIED
- a CDS encoding M35 family metallo-endopeptidase, whose translation is MAAIAVSGSAYAARADIEVTLQEASAKGAAGSGKVLYTITNTSAAPLHVLNWETPLNGVSGDLFSVALGGQPVRYVGRLVKRKPATDKDYITLKPNESRVVEVDLSAYYEMYRAGQYVIKYKRSADTLVREAGNAVAAKASGAAASAPAVTLETNAIPLSVDGGPAPSSKLASSDLLGAINGAAAASTTFASCSNSQKTALTTARADATSIATNAKSYLNANNTGSRYTWWFGAVTSGRYTTVTSHYTNISSVLGNQAYKFDCSCTESDTYAYVYPDQPYTVYLCGAYWNAPANGTDSKAGTLVHETSHFTVVAGTSDHVYGQTGAHNLAVSNPTNAVDNADNHEYFAENTPARQ